Proteins encoded within one genomic window of Macaca fascicularis isolate 582-1 chromosome 16, T2T-MFA8v1.1:
- the RAB37 gene encoding ras-related protein Rab-37 isoform X2: MTGTPGAAATRDGEAPERSPPCSPSFDLTGKVMLLGDSGVGKTCFLIRFKDGAFLSGAFIATVGIDFRNKVVTVDGMRVKLQIWDTAGQERFRSVTHAYYRDAQALLLLYDITSKSSFDSIRAWLTEIHEYAQRDVVIMLLGNKADMSSERVIRSEDGETLAREYGVPFLETSAKTGMNVELAFLAIAKELKYRAGQQANEPSFQIRDYVESQKKRSSCCSFM; this comes from the exons ATGACGGGCACGCCAGGCGCCGCTGCCACCCGGGATGGCGAGGCCCCCGAGCGCTCCCCGCCCTGCAGTCCGAGCTTCGACCTCACGGGCAAG GTGATGCTTCTGGGAGACTCAGGCGTCGGCAAAACATGTTTCCTGATCCGATTCAAAGACGGGGCCTTCCTGTCCGGAGCCTTCATAGCCACCGTCGGCATAGACTTCAGG aacaAGGTGGTGACCGTGGATGGCATGAGAGTGAAGCTGCAG ATCTGGGACACCGCTGGGCAGGAACGGTTCCGAAGCGTCACCCATGCTTATTACAGAGACGCCCAGG CCTTGCTTCTGCTGTACGACATCACCAGCAAATCTTCTTTTGACAGCATCAGG GCCTGGCTCACTGAGATTCATGAGTATGCCCAGAGGGACGTGGTGATCATGCTGCTAGGCAACAAG GCGGATATGAGCAGCGAAAGAGTGATCCGTTCCGAAGACGGAGAGACCCTGGCCAGG GAGTACGGCGTTCCCTTCCTGGAGACCAGCGCCAAGACAGGCATGAATGTGGAGTTAGCCTTTCTGGCCATCGCCAA GGAGCTGAAATACCGGGCCGGGCAGCAGGCGAATGAGCCCAGCTTCCAGATCCGAGACTATGTGGAGTCCCAGAAGAAGCGCTCCAGCTGCTGCTCCTTCATGTGA
- the RAB37 gene encoding ras-related protein Rab-37 isoform X4, with protein MTGTPGAAATRDGEAPERSPPCSPSFDLTGKNKVVTVDGMRVKLQIWDTAGQERFRSVTHAYYRDAQALLLLYDITSKSSFDSIRAWLTEIHEYAQRDVVIMLLGNKADMSSERVIRSEDGETLAREYGVPFLETSAKTGMNVELAFLAIAKELKYRAGQQANEPSFQIRDYVESQKKRSSCCSFM; from the exons ATGACGGGCACGCCAGGCGCCGCTGCCACCCGGGATGGCGAGGCCCCCGAGCGCTCCCCGCCCTGCAGTCCGAGCTTCGACCTCACGGGCAAG aacaAGGTGGTGACCGTGGATGGCATGAGAGTGAAGCTGCAG ATCTGGGACACCGCTGGGCAGGAACGGTTCCGAAGCGTCACCCATGCTTATTACAGAGACGCCCAGG CCTTGCTTCTGCTGTACGACATCACCAGCAAATCTTCTTTTGACAGCATCAGG GCCTGGCTCACTGAGATTCATGAGTATGCCCAGAGGGACGTGGTGATCATGCTGCTAGGCAACAAG GCGGATATGAGCAGCGAAAGAGTGATCCGTTCCGAAGACGGAGAGACCCTGGCCAGG GAGTACGGCGTTCCCTTCCTGGAGACCAGCGCCAAGACAGGCATGAATGTGGAGTTAGCCTTTCTGGCCATCGCCAA GGAGCTGAAATACCGGGCCGGGCAGCAGGCGAATGAGCCCAGCTTCCAGATCCGAGACTATGTGGAGTCCCAGAAGAAGCGCTCCAGCTGCTGCTCCTTCATGTGA